Within Sorangiineae bacterium MSr11367, the genomic segment TGCGCAGCGGCCTGTCGAGCGTCGCGTGCGGCGTTCCCCCGACCTTGCCGTGGAAGTGCTCTCGCCCTCGAGCCGGCGTATCGATCGCGTGGTTAAACTCGGCTATTACGCCAGCGTCGGCACGCTGGAATATTGGCTCATCGATCCAGAAGCCCAGACGCTCGATCGATATCTTTTGAAGAAGGGCCACTACATCCTGGCCGCTTCCCTGTCCGGTGCCGACGTTTTTCGACCGGAAACGTTGCCTGGGTTCGAATTGAGCTTGGGCGAGATTTGGCCAACCGAAGAAGATCAGCAATTCTACGATGTGATTGATGAACCCTCGCCGGACCTTCCTGCCCGCCTCCCGGACGAAGATCCGTAAACCTCACCCCATGAACGTCGTGTCGAGGGCGCCGACTTTGCGGAGTGCTTCGAACAGGGCGATGCCCACGGCATTGGCCAGATTGAGGGAGCGGACGGCGCCCAGGGTGGGGATGGCCACGACCCGGTCGGCGTGGGCTTCCAAGAGCTCTTCGGGCAGCCCGACGCTTTCGCGACCGAAGACGAGGGCGTCACCGGGGGCGAAGTCGGCCTCGAGGTAGCTGCGCGTGGCGACGGCGCTGAAGAGGTGGAGCTTGCCCGGGGTGGGGCCCTCCTTCGCGAAGGCGTGCTGGAAGTGCGAGAAATCCAGGTGGCGGCGAACGTCGACCAGGTGCCAATAGTCGACACCGGCGCGGCGCACGCTGTGCTCGTCGATGCGGAAGCCCAAGTTTCCGACCAGGTGCAGAGGTGAACCGGTGGCCGCGCCAAGGCGGGCGATATTTCCCGTGTTGGGAGGGATCTCCGGCTCCACCAGCACGATATGAAAGGGGTTTTGCACGGGATGCGCCCGAAGGCGCGGCGTTTTGTCGGTCGAAGGGGGCACGGTCCGCGTGCAAATAGCACGTGCCACGCCGTGCTACGCTAGGTGGATGCAGAACGCGCTCGCGACGCCCCTGGAAACGGTGCCTCGTGTCCCGGCGGAGGTCGAGCGCTTTCGTGTCGAATACCGCAAGGAGAACGTCGGCCCTCGCTACAGCGGGTGGTTGCACTTCGGATTCACCAGCGTGGGCTCCCTCGCGGTGTTGGGCTTCGCCATCTCCCGCGTGCACGACGTCGCACCGCTCGAGTGGCTCACGCTGCCCATCGCGTTTCTCTTCGCCAACGTGTGCGAGTACTTCGGCCACAAGGGTCCGATGCACCGGCCCAAGCCAGGCATGGGCCTGCTCTTTCAGCGGCACACGCGCGAGCACCACCACTTCTTCACCCACGATGCGATGGCCTACGAGTCCTCGCGCGACTTCAAGATGGTGCTCTTTCCCCCGGTGATGCTCTTCTTCTTCCTCGGGGTCATCGCCACGCCGGTCGCGGGACTTCTCTTCCTGGTGTCCACCGCAAACGTGGCCTGGCTCTTCATCGTGGTCGCCATGGGCTACTTTTTGACCTACGAATGGCTTCACTTCATCTATCACCTGGACGAAGGCTCGTTCGTGGGTCGCTTGCCGATGGTGAAAGTCCTCAGACGACACCACCAGAGACATCACGACAAGGCGCTCATGGGGAGGTGGAATTTCAACATCACATTCCCAATCAGCGATCGGGTGTTCGGCACGTACTACGTTGAAAATCGGCGCGAGTAAGCGCAAACGTCCCGCCGCGGCCCACTGATCTTGTGAGCGTCATGTGCGCCTCATGTGCGCGCAGGCCGAAAGATCGGCCAGCGGGAGGGCGGGAGCGGGTGGTAGGCTCGCGGGCCGACATGAGCACTCCCGTGGCCCCCGAACTGCGCAATCGCAACTGGCTCATCAACCCTCGTTTCCAGCTCAAATACACAGGGATGCTGGTTGGGGTCGTCGCCTTCGTCATGCTGGCCCTGGGCTTCGTCATCGGCAAGACGGCCAACACGGCCGCCGAGTACGCCCAGCTCGCAACGATGCAGGCGGAGAAGGCGATGAAGGAGTCGCAGGTCAATTCGCAGCTCACGCGCGAGAGCGTCCTTATGAGCGGCAATCCCGAGCTCCTCAAGGTCGTCGAGGAAGGGCTTTCCGAGACCGACCGTCAGGCGGAAGCCAACCTGCAAGCCGTCCAGAGCAACCGCGCGGCCATTGAAATGCAGCGCAAAATGGTCTTTGCCGTGCTCATTTTCGCCGGGGTGGCGCTCACGGTGGTGCTCACCATCATGGGCGTGTTCATCACCCGCCGCGTGGTTGGGCCCGTGCACAAGATCAAGCGTCTGCTCCGCCGTGTGGGCACCGGCCGTCTCGTGGTGACCGAACGGCTCCGCCGCGGGGACGAGCTCGAAGACCTGTTCGACACCTTCATGCAGATGACCTGGTCGCTCAAAGCTCTGCAAACAGGCCGCATCGCCACCTTGGACGCGACCATGCGCAAGGCGGAAGCGACCGGCGCCTCGCCCGAGGTGCTCGATGGGCTGCGCGTGCTGCGCGCGCAAATGGTCCTCGGTCTCACCAAACGACTCACGCGGACGTCCATCGTATGAAGGGCGAGGCACTCATCCGCGAGACGGTCGAGACGGTCTGCGAGCTGTTCGAGCGCGGAGATTACAACCCTACCGCCATTATCGACTTGGGTGTGCTCGTCGCCAACGCCGACGGCACCATCGACGATGACGAGGTCGAGGCCCTGCGCCTCATCTTTGGGCGCCTGCTGCGCACCCAGCTCGACGTGGACCTGGTCAGTCCTCTTATCGTGGCAAGCCGAGAGGTCATCGATGCCGCAGGGGTAGGCTCGCGCCTCCGCTTGATTGCCGAGATCCTCAAAGACTGCGACGCCGTCGAGGAAGGCGTGATTGTCGCACTAGGAATCGCCTATTCGAGCGAAGGTTTCTCGGCGTCCGAACGCACCCTGATCGGCTCCTTGGCGCAAGCTTGCAATCTGCCATCCTCGCGCCTGGAGGAACTCATCGAAACTGTTCGCCTTGCGGTAGAGGCTCCGTAAGGCGAAGATTATTGTCATGGCTGACAAGGGGCGCTGGTCGATCGTCAACCCAGCGGGCGAAGAGGTCACGTTCGAATCGCGCGACGATCTGAAACGAGCGGTGCTCGACGACGAGATCGAGCCGCATGCCGAATCGATTCCACCCGATCCGCCGGCCGAAGCCGCGCCGGCGGATGCCGCGCCGGCCGAAACCGCGCCGGCGGATGCCGCGCCGCCCGAAGCCGCGCCACCCGAAGCCGCGCCGGCCGAAGCTGCACGGCCCGACGAGCGACCCGCGGTCACGCAGAGCAATCGCCCCACGCCTTTCATGGGCGAGGCCGAGGTGCTCGATGCCGAAGCGCGCGCCTCGGTGAGCAACGGGCGCGCGGCCATGCTGCCCAGCGAAAGCGAGATCGCGGAGGACGCCGAGCCGCCGTCGTCAGCCGGCGAGATGATGGACGAGCCGACGCTCCAGTATTCGAAGCCGCTGTCCGTGCCGCCGATGCCTTCGCGCAAATCGCCGCCCGAGGACGAGTCCTCGCCTCTCTCGTTGTCGGAGGTCGGTGGCGTCGAAGCGCCTCCGTCGGTGGAAACCTTCGAGCAAGCGGAGAGAAGCGATGACGACACAAACGATGCGCAGAGCGCGCACGTCGAAAAAATCGTCATCAGTCCGGACGACAGCGTCTCGCTGACCCTGCCGCTCGTTGGCCCGGGCTCGGTGAAGGCGGTCACCGAGGGGAAGGACGACGAGGACGACGAAGAAGACGACGACGAAAAGACCGCCGAGATGGAGGTGGAAGCCTCCGAGCTCGAAGGCGATGACGGCCCCCAGACGCTCAAGCGTCCTTCGGCCACGGTCATCGTGCGCGAGCCAACGCCGACGCCACCACCGCTCCCCGTGAACGTGGCCGCCGGGGATAGGCGCTCGAGCAAACCGGCCCTTCCTCCGCTGCCCGCGTCGACGCGGGCGTCCGCGGCGCCACCGCTCCAGCGCCTTTCACCGCCGCCGCGCATCTCGCTCAAGCCGGAGACGATCCCACCGGTGCGCGGGAGCATCACGCGACCGTCGTTGCCGCCGCCGGACATCATCCCGGATGGGCCGCCGGCGGCCGCCGCGCCGGTCCCGGCACCGGCGACCGCCGCCGTGGCCGCGAAGAAGGCGTCCATCCGCAAACCGAGCTGGATCGTGCCCATCGCGCTGGTCGGCGTCGGCATCGCGTTCTGGCTCGGTACGAAATCGAACCACGTCCCCGCACCTGAAAGTGCGACCAAGGACCCGAAGCCCGCGGAAACCCAGGCGACGCCCACCGCAGAGGCCACGCCCGTCGCCGTGAGCTCGTCGACCATGGCCACGCCGGCTCCGTCGGCCGCGCCCGAGGAACCGCCGCACGCGATCGAGCCTTCGGTGCCTTCGGAGCCTGCGACCGCGAGTGCAGCCCCGGTGGCGAGCACCCCGCCGGCCAGCGTCGCTCCGTCCGCCGTCCCGCCGGCCGCGCAGCCGGCGACGCCCGAGAAGCCGGCAACCCCGCGTCCCAGCGCATCGACGCCCTCGGGTCCTCCCGGCAGTGTCATCGCGGCCAACGATCCCCTCGGCCCGATGTTGCGTCGCGCCGCACAGGTGCAGCGCAACGGCGACTACGGCACCGCGCGGCAGATCTACCAGCAGCTGCTCCAGAAGGAGCCGAAGAACCCCGAGGTTCTCGCGGGCCTCGGCGACACGTCGCGCGCACTCGGGGACAAGGCCAGCGCGCGCAGCTACTATGCGCGCGCGCTCGACGCGAGCTCGTCCTTTCTACCCGCGCTGCTCGGCCTCGCCGACACGGAGTGGGATCTCGGCGATCGTGCGGCCGCGCAGAAGCACTACGCCGCTATCGTAGAACACCATACCAACGCACCCGAAAGAGCACGTCAGCGAGCCAAAGCTAGCGTGACGCCTTGAACACGCCGAGGTCATGATAATCTCATGACCATGCCGACGGCCGCCCGAGATCTGTGGCAACCGATGCTCGAAGGATTCGTTCGACTGCGCAGCAAGTGGCCGCGCCGTGGTTGGAGCTGGGACAATCGCCTCAACTGCGTGACGTCCTCCATCAACGCGGATCTGGAGAACGAAGCGCGCCTCGTCGCACTCGAAGGACTTCCCTCCGAGTGGACCTCGTCGAGCCTCTCCGGTGCCCCGCCGCGCGTGCGCGATCTGGCGGAGCGCTCCGGAGGCCTTCGCTCGGGCCAGCTTCTCTACTCGGCAGGCCCCGTCGCCGGAGTCCTTGCGTACGGCCTCTGGTGGCCCTGGGGCGACGGCGTGACCATCTCCCTGCGCATCGGTCTGGACATCGGCATCATGGACGAACCGTACCCGCGCTTCCGCGACGTCTTCGGCGTGGAGCTTTAGTGTCGCTCTTTACGGGGGCCGTCGTTCTGATCACCGGCGCGTCGTCGGGCATCGGCGTCGAGATCGCGCGGCAGACGGCGGCGCGCGTCAAGGCGCTCGTCCTGGTGGCACGCCGCATCGACCGGCTCGAGCAGCTCAAAGAGGAACTCGTGCGCGTGCACCCGCGTCTCCAGGTGCACGTGTGCGGCTGCGATCTCGCCGATCGCGACGCCGTACGCGAGATGCTCTCGTCGGTGGAGCGCGCGACCGGCGGCGTGGACGTGCTGGTGAACAACGCCGGCTTTGGTGACCTCGGCGTCTTCGATCGCGCCGACTGGGACAAGACCGAGCGCATGATCACGCTGAACGTCACGGCCCTCACGTACCTCACGCACCGCCTCGTGCCGGGCATGGTCGAGCGCGCGCGCGGCGGCATCCTCAATGTGAGCTCCGGCTTCGGCCTCGCCTTCATGCCGGGGTTCTCCGTCTACATTGGGACGAAGCACTACGTCACGGGATTCACCGAATCGCTCCGTCTCGATCTGGCGGGCACCGGCGTGACGGTCACCCAAGTTTGCCCCGGCCCGGTCAAAACCGAGTTCAAAGAGACCCTCGGAAACTTCACCGGCGCCGACGCCCCGGGCTTCGTCGAGATCAGCGCCGCCGAATGCGCCCGGGCGGCCCTCCGCGGGTTCGAACGCGGACGTGCCCTGGTCATCCCGGGGTTCGTCATCCGCGTGCTCATGCTCCTCAACGCGATCTCTCCGCGCTGGCTGAAACGGCTGCTCTACGCTCCCGCGGCCCGCAAGTTGCGGCAAATCCAAAAGACCGCCGAGGAGCGAACGGCGCAGGCGGGGGAAGCGAAAACGTAGGCCCAAGGAGGAAGCATTTGCATCGGCGGGGCTCTCTGTGCGTCCATCGGGGGCAAATGAATCTCGTTTCGCGGAGGTTTTCCTTGGCCGCATTGGGTGCGCTGCTCGCCCTATCGGCCATGCCGATGGCCGCGGCTCAAACGGCCGAAGGCTTTCTCACCGTATCGTCCACGCCCCCGGCCAAGGTCATCATCGACGACCACGATTCGGGCAAAACCACGCCCGTCGAAGGCATGCGCCTCGCCGTCGGCGATCACAAGCTCACCTTGGTCAACGGCAACGTCAAGCGCACCCTCGGCTTCACCATCACCGCGGGGCAAACCACGCGGCTCAAGATCAATCTCTAGTGTGCGCTTACTCGCCGACGCGAAGGCTTACTTGACGACGCGAAGGTAGGGCGGGAGCTCTCGCTTCGGACGCGACGTCGGCGGGGGCCTCGGGCCAAGCACCTCGGCCTCCGAGTCGCTGGCGTCGTCGCTTCGCAGCGGGTTTCGCGAGTCGCTGGCCACGGGCGGCACGGCCGAAAGGCGCGGTCCACCTGGCGGCGCGGACGGTCTCGCCCCACCCGCCCCCGCTTGCGGAGCCCATTCTTCGGGCGCCGGCGTGACGCGCGGTCGCTTGACCACGTTCTTCTTTTTCTTGCCCGCGCCGGTGTCGTCCGACGGCGGCCCGGCCTCGGCGATGCGGCGCGGTCCCTTCTTCGGGGCGATACCTGCCGCAGCGGCCTTGCCGTTGTCGGGGCTCGCCTCCTTGGGACCTGGCGCGACCTGCACGGGACGCGTCTGGCGCGAAACTTCCACCGGAACATCGTCCGGCCACACCATGCCGCGACCGTCCTCGCCCACCATGGCGAAGACGCTCGCCCATGGCACCACGCAGTGGAACGGCGACCGGTTGAAGCTGAGCGTGCAGCTCATGCCGTCCTCGTCGAGGTGCAGGTCCGGAATGGGCACGGGCATGTTGAGCCCGATCTGCAACACGAGCTGCGGCTGGCTTTTAAACCAGGGTGGAACGATCACGCTGGTCACGCGTGGATCGAGATGAACGTGGACGCTCGAGCGTTCCAACAGCGCGAGCGCGACCTCTTTTTTGGGGGGCAACGGACGGGACATCAGCTTCCGAGGGTTCATGCTACTACGACCTGGGGTCCCGGCGACAGCGGGGTCGGAAGGGGGGTGCTTCACAGCTCTTGGGCATACGATGCGCGCGCGGCAACGAGGCGCGCCAGTCGATCGTATAAAAACGGTGGGAGCATTCGGTTGATGGCGCTCAATGCATCGAGCGGCCACGGAAATGCGATGACGGCCGGCGCCCGTTCGAGCCGCCGAACCATGACGTGGGCTGCTTTTTGTGGCGACCACATCCATGGCGTCGGATGACGCCCGCGTGTCACCAGCGGTGTGTCCACGAAACCGGGCTGCACATCGGTTGCAAAAACGCCCGCGGGCGCGAGCTCGATGCGCATCGACTCGACGAAGGTGGAGAGCGCCGCTTTGCCTGCACTATACACGGCTGAATGCGGCATACCGCGCCGGCCGGCCAGGCTGCTCACGCCAACCAAGTGGCCCCGTTGCTGCGCGAGCATGATGGGAACGGCCGCCGCCAACGTGGCCACCGCACCGCGCAGATTGACATCGAGCACGCGCGCCACATCGGCCCACGGCATCGTACTTATGTGCCCGTAGCACCCGACGCCGGCATTGGCGATCACCATATCGAGACTCCCGAGCTCGCGATCCACACGGCGCACCGTATCGAAGACCGCATTGGCGTCCGCCACGTCGAGCGGGTGCACGCTGGCCTTTCCGCCGCACGCTGCGATCTCGGTTGCAACGCGCGCGAGATCCTCTTCGTGCCGGGCTGCAATCGCCACATGTGCGCCACGGCGCGCGTATTCGAGCGCGAGGGCGCGTCCTATCCCGCTGGAGGCTCCCGTGATAAAAACAGTGGAAGGCTGCATGAGAGAAACCACATTAGACCACGGCACGGCACGCGCGAAGTTTCCGTTCATGCGCCCTCCGATGCTGCGACCCCGGCTTCTTCCTGCATTCGAACGGATCTCGCGGTATCGCCTTCGAAAACGCGGCATTCAGAGCCGTTTCGTCGAGACCGACATCGCCAAGATGCACGTGCTCGACGGCAAAGGGCATGGCTCGCTGCCGCCCATCGTGGTCCTGCACGGCATCACCTCGTCGTCCGTTGCATTCGGGCCCTTGCTGGCGCTCCTGCAGAAGCACACACGCCGCATCATCGCCCCCGACGCGCCGGGACACGGATTTAGCGAGGTTCCGCGCGTCCCGCTGCAGCCGGAAAACTTGCTCGAGAACATGACGAGCGCTCTCGACCAGCTCCTCGACGAGCCGGCCATCGTCGTGGGCAACTCGCTGGGCGGTGCCATCGCCTTGCACTATGCCGCCACGCGGCCCGAGCGGGTGCGAAACCTGGTGCTGCTCTCCCCTGCCGGCGCTCTCTGGAGCGAGGAAGATTTGAAACGGCTCCTGCGCGCCTTCCGCATGGAGTCCCCGCGCGATGCGCGCAATTTCCTGAACACGATTTACCACCGCAAACCGTGGTTCGCTCCGCTCATCGCGGCCGACCTGGTGCACTCGTCGAAGCGGCCGGCGGTGGGGAGCCTTCTCGAGTCGGCAACGCCCAACAGCGGGGCCACGCCCGAGCAGCTCGCGACGTTGAAGATGCCCATTCTGTTTTGGTGGGGGCGCTCCGAGCGGCTTCTCCCCGCGAACGATTTCACCTACTTCAGCAAGCATCTTCCCAAGCATGCCATCATCGAGCGGCCCGAGGGGATTGGCCACTGCCCGCACTTCGACGATCCGCGCGGCACGTGCCGTCGCATCGTGGAGTTCGCGCAGTCGAACATGCTCTAGGTTCCATAGCGTACGAGGCGACGGATCGTGCCGTCGCCGCGAACGACAACGTACACGTACGCGTCGTCGACGACGATGCCGCGCGGATCGTTCAGGTCGTCGAGCAGCGTCTCGACGTCCGTTCCGGATCTCTGGATCCTGCGGAGCGAGCCCTTTTCGCCGTTGCTGACGGTGAAGTAGACGAACGCCCCGTCGAGGGCGACGGACGCGATGACCCCTTGCCCCGAGGCCATGGTTTCGACCGTTGATTGGCGGCAGTTCTGGAGCGCATCGAGCGCATCGGGCCGATGCGTCTGCAAAATCCGTCCGTCGGAGGTCGCCCAATAGAGTGCGAGAGGATCCGAATCGCTGGAGACCAAAGACTGCACGCCCGCGTCACTGGCCACGAAGGTACAAGCACCGCTTCCGTCCGTGCCATCGCCGCCGAGCGTCGTCTCGGAAAGGCCGTTCGCGTCGCCCCAGACGACGTCTTTGGTTTCGCGCGGAACAATGATGGGGCCGGGTTTGACGGCCTTCCTCGAGAGCGCGATGATCGGAGCGCCCATACCGATACGGTTTGCAACGACGGGCGTGCCGGTTGGCGCGGCGGAGTTCGTCCAAACGGCGACGTCATTCTCTCGCACGGCCATGCCGGCAGGAGACAGTTGCCCCCTCGCGATCGGGCGCTCTTGCCAATGCGACGCCCCGGTGCCGAGCGAGGCGATCATCACGTCACCGCTGTCGAAGTTGGCCCAGCCGACCACGACGCTCGGCCCGACGGAGAGGCCGCGCGGATTCTCTTGGCCCGCCGTGGACACGGGCTCCGGTGCACCGTTGCAGCCTCGGATGGGGCAACGCTCCACCATCCCGCCGTTGCGGGCCGTGGTGAAGTAGAGAAAATCGGGCGCAATGGCCAATTCGTCCGGCGCGGGTAGCCCGGAAATGAACACGGCCTCCGGAGCCTTCGCGTCGTTCGCCGCATCCCCCGCATCGACCTGGCTCGACGGACGAACCCCATCGCCCAAGCCTTCGAGACTGCACTGCAAGGCGAACAAGCCCGACGAGACCGCGAGAAGGGCGCCCCACGAAGACGCGTGCCGAATCATGAAACCGGTCCACGTCATAGCAGGCCACGGCCAAAACCGCCCGCGCTGCAAGGCGCCGTGAGGGCTTTGCGCCCCGATCGGTGGGCCGCTCCCCACGATGTTCGAGGCATATCTCGCGAATGCCTGCGACGCCACGATGGCACCGACTGTGCTTTAGCGACCCACCCGAAACACCAACGAAATAATCTCCCAAGGATGCCTGGAGGTCGCGTGGGTTACGAAACGAGATTTTTACACTTGGCCGCGGTGCTGGCCGTTGCCGCCGTCGGATGCAGTTCATCATCGGATTCTCCCGACAACGGGTCGACGAAGGACCCCCAGGGCAACCCCGACGGAAATGGCAATGGCAAACCCGATGCAGGAAGCGGGTGGCCCGGCGAGACGACGGACGGTGGGACCACCGTGCCGCCGGTGCAGCCGAAACCCGCGGTG encodes:
- a CDS encoding Uma2 family endonuclease → MAAALGEGMGHNSAMERTDQIEPVHGPYTWDDFIKLDEDDLRELIDGELVEVEVPGLPHEHIVAHVVTELRVWAKQNGGRVFPSGVKVYISERRGVMPDAQYYAKDHPAAQRPVERRVRRSPDLAVEVLSPSSRRIDRVVKLGYYASVGTLEYWLIDPEAQTLDRYLLKKGHYILAASLSGADVFRPETLPGFELSLGEIWPTEEDQQFYDVIDEPSPDLPARLPDEDP
- a CDS encoding tRNA (cytidine(34)-2'-O)-methyltransferase, with protein sequence MPPSTDKTPRLRAHPVQNPFHIVLVEPEIPPNTGNIARLGAATGSPLHLVGNLGFRIDEHSVRRAGVDYWHLVDVRRHLDFSHFQHAFAKEGPTPGKLHLFSAVATRSYLEADFAPGDALVFGRESVGLPEELLEAHADRVVAIPTLGAVRSLNLANAVGIALFEALRKVGALDTTFMG
- a CDS encoding sterol desaturase family protein, which translates into the protein MQNALATPLETVPRVPAEVERFRVEYRKENVGPRYSGWLHFGFTSVGSLAVLGFAISRVHDVAPLEWLTLPIAFLFANVCEYFGHKGPMHRPKPGMGLLFQRHTREHHHFFTHDAMAYESSRDFKMVLFPPVMLFFFLGVIATPVAGLLFLVSTANVAWLFIVVAMGYFLTYEWLHFIYHLDEGSFVGRLPMVKVLRRHHQRHHDKALMGRWNFNITFPISDRVFGTYYVENRRE
- a CDS encoding HAMP domain-containing protein is translated as MSTPVAPELRNRNWLINPRFQLKYTGMLVGVVAFVMLALGFVIGKTANTAAEYAQLATMQAEKAMKESQVNSQLTRESVLMSGNPELLKVVEEGLSETDRQAEANLQAVQSNRAAIEMQRKMVFAVLIFAGVALTVVLTIMGVFITRRVVGPVHKIKRLLRRVGTGRLVVTERLRRGDELEDLFDTFMQMTWSLKALQTGRIATLDATMRKAEATGASPEVLDGLRVLRAQMVLGLTKRLTRTSIV
- a CDS encoding TerB family tellurite resistance protein, whose translation is MKGEALIRETVETVCELFERGDYNPTAIIDLGVLVANADGTIDDDEVEALRLIFGRLLRTQLDVDLVSPLIVASREVIDAAGVGSRLRLIAEILKDCDAVEEGVIVALGIAYSSEGFSASERTLIGSLAQACNLPSSRLEELIETVRLAVEAP
- a CDS encoding tetratricopeptide repeat protein → MADKGRWSIVNPAGEEVTFESRDDLKRAVLDDEIEPHAESIPPDPPAEAAPADAAPAETAPADAAPPEAAPPEAAPAEAARPDERPAVTQSNRPTPFMGEAEVLDAEARASVSNGRAAMLPSESEIAEDAEPPSSAGEMMDEPTLQYSKPLSVPPMPSRKSPPEDESSPLSLSEVGGVEAPPSVETFEQAERSDDDTNDAQSAHVEKIVISPDDSVSLTLPLVGPGSVKAVTEGKDDEDDEEDDDEKTAEMEVEASELEGDDGPQTLKRPSATVIVREPTPTPPPLPVNVAAGDRRSSKPALPPLPASTRASAAPPLQRLSPPPRISLKPETIPPVRGSITRPSLPPPDIIPDGPPAAAAPVPAPATAAVAAKKASIRKPSWIVPIALVGVGIAFWLGTKSNHVPAPESATKDPKPAETQATPTAEATPVAVSSSTMATPAPSAAPEEPPHAIEPSVPSEPATASAAPVASTPPASVAPSAVPPAAQPATPEKPATPRPSASTPSGPPGSVIAANDPLGPMLRRAAQVQRNGDYGTARQIYQQLLQKEPKNPEVLAGLGDTSRALGDKASARSYYARALDASSSFLPALLGLADTEWDLGDRAAAQKHYAAIVEHHTNAPERARQRAKASVTP
- a CDS encoding SDR family oxidoreductase; its protein translation is MSLFTGAVVLITGASSGIGVEIARQTAARVKALVLVARRIDRLEQLKEELVRVHPRLQVHVCGCDLADRDAVREMLSSVERATGGVDVLVNNAGFGDLGVFDRADWDKTERMITLNVTALTYLTHRLVPGMVERARGGILNVSSGFGLAFMPGFSVYIGTKHYVTGFTESLRLDLAGTGVTVTQVCPGPVKTEFKETLGNFTGADAPGFVEISAAECARAALRGFERGRALVIPGFVIRVLMLLNAISPRWLKRLLYAPAARKLRQIQKTAEERTAQAGEAKT
- a CDS encoding PEGA domain-containing protein translates to MAALGALLALSAMPMAAAQTAEGFLTVSSTPPAKVIIDDHDSGKTTPVEGMRLAVGDHKLTLVNGNVKRTLGFTITAGQTTRLKINL
- a CDS encoding ClpXP protease specificity-enhancing factor SspB, with protein sequence MNPRKLMSRPLPPKKEVALALLERSSVHVHLDPRVTSVIVPPWFKSQPQLVLQIGLNMPVPIPDLHLDEDGMSCTLSFNRSPFHCVVPWASVFAMVGEDGRGMVWPDDVPVEVSRQTRPVQVAPGPKEASPDNGKAAAAGIAPKKGPRRIAEAGPPSDDTGAGKKKKNVVKRPRVTPAPEEWAPQAGAGGARPSAPPGGPRLSAVPPVASDSRNPLRSDDASDSEAEVLGPRPPPTSRPKRELPPYLRVVK
- a CDS encoding SDR family NAD(P)-dependent oxidoreductase translates to MQPSTVFITGASSGIGRALALEYARRGAHVAIAARHEEDLARVATEIAACGGKASVHPLDVADANAVFDTVRRVDRELGSLDMVIANAGVGCYGHISTMPWADVARVLDVNLRGAVATLAAAVPIMLAQQRGHLVGVSSLAGRRGMPHSAVYSAGKAALSTFVESMRIELAPAGVFATDVQPGFVDTPLVTRGRHPTPWMWSPQKAAHVMVRRLERAPAVIAFPWPLDALSAINRMLPPFLYDRLARLVAARASYAQEL
- a CDS encoding alpha/beta hydrolase, with the protein product MHVLDGKGHGSLPPIVVLHGITSSSVAFGPLLALLQKHTRRIIAPDAPGHGFSEVPRVPLQPENLLENMTSALDQLLDEPAIVVGNSLGGAIALHYAATRPERVRNLVLLSPAGALWSEEDLKRLLRAFRMESPRDARNFLNTIYHRKPWFAPLIAADLVHSSKRPAVGSLLESATPNSGATPEQLATLKMPILFWWGRSERLLPANDFTYFSKHLPKHAIIERPEGIGHCPHFDDPRGTCRRIVEFAQSNML